From a region of the Nocardia sp. XZ_19_385 genome:
- a CDS encoding cation acetate symporter has product MSLATTQYLAAETVGEPLANIAIFGLFVVITMVVVIRASRNTRTAADYFTGGRGFTGPQNGIAIAGDYLSAASFLGIAGAIAVYGYDGFLYSIGFLVAWLVALLLVAEMLRNTGKFTMADVLSFRLKQGPVRTAAALTTLTVSLFYLLAQMAGAGGLVALLLDISSKSGQAVVIAVVGVLMIVYVLVGGMKGTTWVQIIKAVLLIAGAGLMTIMVFAKFGFNLSEILGSAQNMVSDSTNKAVASRDVLAPGAQYGGSSMSKLNFLSLGLALVLGTAGLPHVLMRFYTVPTAKEARRSVVWAIALIGAFYLFTLVLGYGAAAIVGPDRILAAAGGQNSAAPLLAFELGGVILLGVISAVAFATILAVVAGLTITASASFAHDIYASVIKKGEVDENKQVRVSRITAVVIGVLAIGLGILANGQNIAFLVALAFAVAAAANLPTILYSLFWKRFNTTGALFSMYGGLISTIVLIVFSPAVSGNKTAMLKDMDFDYFPLSNPGIVSIPLAFALGVIGTFIGARRQESQALAAEMEVRSLTGVGAEKAIAH; this is encoded by the coding sequence ATGAGTCTCGCCACTACGCAGTACCTGGCCGCCGAGACCGTCGGTGAGCCGCTGGCCAATATCGCCATCTTCGGCCTGTTCGTCGTGATCACCATGGTCGTGGTGATCCGGGCCAGCCGCAACACCCGCACCGCCGCCGACTACTTCACCGGTGGCCGCGGCTTCACCGGCCCGCAGAACGGCATCGCCATCGCGGGCGACTATCTCTCGGCCGCAAGCTTTCTCGGCATCGCCGGCGCCATCGCGGTATACGGCTACGACGGATTCCTGTACTCCATCGGCTTCCTGGTGGCGTGGCTGGTAGCGCTGCTGCTGGTCGCCGAAATGCTCCGGAACACCGGCAAATTCACCATGGCCGACGTACTGAGCTTCCGGCTCAAGCAAGGGCCGGTACGCACCGCGGCCGCGCTCACCACGCTGACGGTGTCGCTGTTCTACCTGCTCGCCCAGATGGCGGGCGCCGGTGGTCTGGTGGCGCTGCTGCTCGATATCTCCAGCAAGTCCGGTCAGGCCGTGGTGATCGCGGTCGTCGGCGTGCTGATGATCGTGTACGTGCTGGTCGGCGGCATGAAGGGCACCACCTGGGTGCAGATCATCAAGGCGGTGCTGCTGATCGCGGGCGCTGGGCTCATGACGATCATGGTGTTCGCCAAGTTCGGCTTCAACCTTTCCGAGATCCTCGGCTCGGCCCAGAACATGGTCTCGGATTCGACGAACAAGGCCGTCGCCTCCCGTGACGTGCTCGCCCCCGGCGCGCAGTACGGCGGCAGCTCGATGTCCAAGCTGAACTTCCTGTCGCTGGGTCTGGCGCTGGTGCTGGGCACCGCGGGTCTGCCGCACGTGCTGATGCGCTTCTACACGGTGCCGACCGCGAAAGAGGCACGGCGCTCGGTGGTTTGGGCGATCGCGCTGATCGGCGCCTTCTACCTGTTCACCCTGGTGCTGGGCTACGGTGCGGCCGCGATCGTCGGACCGGACCGGATCCTGGCCGCCGCGGGCGGACAGAACTCGGCGGCTCCGCTGCTGGCCTTCGAACTCGGCGGCGTGATCCTGCTCGGCGTGATCTCCGCGGTCGCCTTCGCCACCATCCTCGCGGTGGTCGCCGGTCTGACCATCACCGCGTCGGCGTCCTTCGCCCATGACATCTACGCCAGTGTCATCAAGAAGGGCGAAGTCGACGAGAACAAGCAGGTGCGGGTCTCCCGGATCACCGCGGTAGTGATCGGCGTCCTGGCCATCGGCCTGGGCATCCTGGCCAACGGTCAGAACATCGCGTTCCTGGTGGCGCTGGCCTTCGCGGTCGCGGCGGCGGCGAACCTGCCGACCATCCTGTACTCGCTGTTCTGGAAGCGGTTCAACACCACCGGCGCGCTGTTCAGCATGTACGGCGGCCTGATCTCCACCATCGTGCTGATCGTCTTCTCGCCCGCGGTGTCGGGCAACAAGACCGCGATGCTCAAGGACATGGACTTCGACTACTTCCCGCTGTCGAATCCCGGAATCGTCTCCATCCCATTGGCTTTCGCGCTCGGCGTGATCGGCACCTTTATCGGTGCCCGACGCCAGGAGAGCCAGGCCCTGGCCGCGGAGATGGAAGTTCGTTCGCTCACCGGTGTCGGTGCTGAAAAGGCGATCGCGCACTGA
- a CDS encoding sensor histidine kinase → MTTAVVAVTVSAVLLALALLVWSRTRRVVTTPAERAVYSALHTASLAARPLRGGLTDRSAQEAAPHLRELTGGEALGVADADGTLLAWDGAHAELAEYFTDAAKRAVATERPVLVPGPGRAEHTGRTLIAQPLLIENAGVAGALGVVTTGQPGPGRLGAVAEVARYACGQLELAELDASRARLDRAEVRALRAQISPHFIYNALNTIASFVRTDPDRARELILEFADFTRYSFRTAGEFTVLADELRNIERYLELERARFGDALQVRLQIAPEVLGVVLPFLALQPLVENAVRHGLGGSGGRGTISIVAADAGTDCVISVEDDGAGMDPDLLRSGALDAVETGSGPARSGESAHVGLANVDDRLRAAFGNDYGLVVDTAPGAGTKVSMRVPKFRAGISA, encoded by the coding sequence GTGACGACCGCGGTTGTGGCGGTGACGGTTTCGGCCGTGCTGCTGGCCCTGGCGCTGCTGGTGTGGTCGCGCACCCGGCGGGTGGTGACGACACCCGCCGAGCGTGCGGTGTATTCGGCGTTGCACACCGCCTCGCTGGCGGCGCGGCCGTTGCGCGGCGGGCTCACCGATCGGTCGGCGCAGGAGGCGGCGCCGCATCTGCGGGAACTCACCGGCGGTGAGGCGCTGGGGGTCGCCGACGCGGATGGCACGCTGCTGGCCTGGGACGGGGCGCACGCCGAGCTGGCCGAGTACTTCACCGATGCGGCCAAACGCGCCGTCGCCACCGAGCGGCCGGTGCTGGTGCCGGGTCCGGGGCGGGCCGAGCACACCGGGCGGACGTTGATCGCGCAGCCGCTGTTGATCGAGAATGCGGGCGTGGCGGGGGCTTTGGGGGTGGTGACGACCGGCCAGCCCGGTCCCGGGCGGCTCGGAGCGGTCGCGGAGGTAGCTCGATATGCCTGCGGGCAGCTGGAATTGGCGGAGCTGGACGCGTCGCGGGCGCGGCTGGACCGGGCGGAAGTACGAGCGCTGCGCGCACAGATCAGCCCGCACTTCATCTACAACGCGCTGAATACCATCGCCTCGTTCGTGCGCACCGACCCCGATCGGGCGCGCGAGCTGATCCTGGAATTCGCCGACTTCACCCGGTACTCCTTCCGCACGGCGGGCGAATTCACGGTGCTGGCCGACGAACTGCGCAATATCGAGCGGTATCTGGAGCTGGAACGCGCCCGGTTCGGGGACGCGCTGCAGGTGCGGTTGCAGATCGCGCCCGAGGTGCTGGGTGTGGTGCTGCCGTTCCTGGCGCTGCAACCGCTGGTCGAGAACGCGGTGCGGCACGGGCTGGGTGGGTCGGGTGGACGCGGGACCATCAGCATCGTCGCCGCCGACGCGGGCACCGACTGTGTGATCAGTGTGGAGGACGACGGTGCCGGAATGGATCCGGATCTGCTGCGGTCCGGGGCGCTGGATGCCGTCGAAACCGGTTCGGGGCCAGCGCGTTCCGGGGAATCAGCACATGTCGGCCTGGCGAATGTGGATGACCGGCTGCGGGCGGCATTCGGTAACGACTACGGGCTGGTGGTCGACACCGCGCCCGGCGCCGGCACCAAGGTCAGCATGCGGGTGCCGAAATTCCGTGCGGGTATCAGCGCCTGA
- a CDS encoding LytTR family DNA-binding domain-containing protein has product MTPTTESAAGTLRVLAVDDEKPALDELVYLLRAQPGVGEIHEAADATSALRELRAHPVDAVFLDINMPGLDGMELAGILSEFANPPAVVFVTAHDDRAVAAFDLGATDYLLKPLREARLAEAVRRIAGTRGMTAESSTPLPELPRTDPNEVIPVELGGVTTLVPRSSVSWVEADGDYARLHTSDGSHLVRIPLSALESRWEDAGFLRVHRSYLVALRLVTGLRTVGTGTVVCLRAEGNAAAVELPVSRRQVRELKQRLINGPRQNWTNR; this is encoded by the coding sequence GTGACACCGACCACGGAGAGTGCGGCGGGCACCTTGCGCGTGCTGGCCGTGGATGACGAGAAACCCGCTCTGGACGAGCTGGTCTACCTGCTGCGCGCGCAACCCGGCGTCGGCGAGATCCACGAGGCGGCCGACGCGACCTCGGCGCTGCGGGAACTGCGGGCCCATCCGGTCGACGCGGTGTTCCTCGATATCAATATGCCCGGACTGGACGGGATGGAGCTGGCCGGGATCCTCTCGGAGTTCGCCAACCCGCCCGCGGTGGTCTTCGTGACCGCGCACGACGACCGCGCCGTGGCCGCCTTCGACCTGGGTGCGACGGACTATCTGCTCAAGCCGTTGCGGGAGGCGCGGCTGGCGGAGGCGGTGCGCCGGATCGCCGGGACCCGCGGTATGACGGCCGAGTCGAGCACACCCCTCCCGGAACTGCCGCGGACCGACCCGAACGAGGTCATCCCGGTGGAGCTCGGCGGGGTGACCACGCTGGTACCGCGGTCCAGCGTCAGCTGGGTGGAAGCCGACGGCGATTACGCCCGGCTGCACACCAGTGACGGCTCGCACCTGGTGCGGATTCCGCTGTCGGCGCTCGAATCCCGCTGGGAGGACGCGGGTTTCCTGCGTGTCCACCGGTCCTATCTGGTGGCGCTGCGACTGGTGACAGGGCTGCGCACCGTCGGCACCGGCACAGTGGTGTGCCTGCGCGCCGAGGGAAATGCTGCCGCAGTGGAACTTCCGGTCAGCCGCCGCCAAGTACGTGAACTGAAGCAGCGACTGATCAACGGCCCCCGGCAGAACTGGACCAATCGGTGA
- the acs gene encoding acetate--CoA ligase yields the protein MAFEPDAEFAAAANAGVALYDSATADRLEFWAEQARRLHWEQPWSQVLDWSDAPVAKWFVDGKLNVAYNCVDRHVLDGYGDQVAIHWEGEPGDSRDLTYSELLAEVSRAANYFTELGLRAGDRVAIYMPMVPEAIISMLACARLGLTHSVVFAGFSPTALRQRCDDAGARLVITTDGQWRRGTAAPLKAAVDEALGGTPSSVEHVLVVRRTGIDVPWTEGRDLWWHDTVTDASPDHQAQAFDAEHPLFILYTSGTTGKPKGILHTTGGYLTQASYTHHNVFDHKAGQDVYWCTADIGWVTGHSYIVYGPLSNRTTQVVYEGTPNSPDEHRHFQIIEKYGVTIYYTAPTLVRTFMKWGKEIPAAHDLSSLRLLGSVGEPINPEAWRWYREVIGGNRTPIVDTWWQTETGAIMISPLPGVTATKPGAAMAALPGISAKVVDDDGAVLDNGSGLLVLDEPWPSMLRGIWGDMDRFRETYWDRFASQGWYFAGDGAKLDEDGDLWVLGRVDDVMNVSGHRISTAEVESALVGHSGVAEAAVVGATDATTGQAIVAFVILTAEATNTGEQLVAELKAEVSRAISPIARPREIHVVPELPKTRSGKIMRRLLRDVAEGRELGDTSTLVDPKVFEAIAKS from the coding sequence ATGGCCTTCGAGCCCGACGCGGAGTTCGCCGCGGCCGCCAATGCCGGTGTGGCCCTGTATGATTCGGCCACCGCCGACCGGCTCGAGTTCTGGGCCGAGCAGGCGCGGCGGTTGCACTGGGAGCAGCCGTGGTCGCAGGTGCTGGACTGGTCGGACGCGCCGGTCGCGAAGTGGTTCGTCGACGGCAAGCTCAACGTGGCCTACAACTGCGTCGATCGGCATGTGCTGGACGGGTACGGCGATCAGGTCGCCATCCACTGGGAGGGTGAGCCGGGTGATTCCCGGGACCTGACCTACAGCGAGCTGCTGGCCGAAGTATCCAGGGCCGCGAACTATTTCACCGAGCTCGGCCTGCGGGCCGGTGACCGGGTCGCGATTTATATGCCGATGGTGCCCGAAGCCATCATCTCGATGCTGGCCTGCGCGCGGCTCGGACTCACCCACTCGGTGGTGTTCGCCGGTTTCTCCCCCACCGCGCTGCGGCAGCGCTGCGACGATGCCGGTGCGCGCCTGGTCATCACGACCGACGGCCAGTGGCGGCGGGGTACCGCGGCGCCGCTGAAAGCCGCGGTCGACGAGGCGCTCGGCGGTACGCCTTCGTCGGTCGAGCATGTACTCGTGGTGCGCCGCACCGGAATCGACGTGCCGTGGACCGAGGGCCGCGACCTCTGGTGGCATGACACCGTCACCGACGCGTCCCCGGATCACCAGGCGCAGGCCTTCGACGCCGAGCACCCACTATTCATCCTCTACACCTCCGGCACCACCGGAAAACCCAAGGGCATCCTGCACACCACCGGCGGATACCTCACCCAGGCCTCCTACACCCACCACAACGTCTTCGATCACAAAGCCGGACAAGACGTCTACTGGTGCACCGCCGACATCGGCTGGGTCACCGGACACAGCTACATCGTGTACGGGCCGCTCTCCAACCGGACCACCCAGGTGGTCTACGAGGGCACCCCGAACTCCCCCGACGAGCACCGCCACTTCCAGATCATCGAAAAGTACGGCGTCACCATCTATTACACCGCGCCCACGCTGGTGCGGACATTCATGAAGTGGGGCAAGGAGATTCCCGCCGCCCACGATCTGTCCTCGCTGCGCCTGCTGGGTTCGGTCGGCGAGCCGATCAACCCGGAGGCTTGGCGCTGGTACCGGGAAGTCATCGGCGGCAACCGGACTCCGATCGTGGACACCTGGTGGCAGACCGAAACCGGCGCCATCATGATCTCCCCGCTGCCCGGCGTCACCGCTACCAAGCCGGGCGCCGCCATGGCCGCCCTGCCGGGCATCAGCGCCAAGGTCGTCGACGACGACGGCGCCGTGCTGGACAACGGTTCCGGCCTGCTGGTCCTCGACGAGCCGTGGCCGTCGATGCTGCGCGGCATCTGGGGCGACATGGACCGCTTCCGCGAAACCTACTGGGACCGTTTCGCTTCGCAAGGCTGGTACTTCGCCGGTGACGGCGCCAAGCTCGACGAGGACGGCGACCTGTGGGTCCTCGGTCGCGTCGACGACGTCATGAACGTCTCCGGCCACCGGATCTCCACCGCCGAAGTCGAATCCGCCCTCGTCGGCCACTCCGGTGTCGCCGAAGCCGCCGTCGTCGGCGCCACCGACGCCACCACCGGCCAGGCCATCGTCGCCTTCGTCATCCTCACCGCCGAGGCGACGAATACCGGCGAGCAACTCGTCGCGGAACTGAAAGCCGAAGTTTCCCGCGCGATCAGCCCGATCGCCCGCCCCCGCGAGATCCATGTCGTCCCGGAGCTCCCGAAAACCCGCAGCGGCAAGATCATGCGCCGCCTGCTCCGCGACGTGGCCGAAGGCCGCGAACTGGGCGACACCTCGACCCTGGTGGACCCCAAGGTTTTCGAGGCCATCGCCAAGAGCTGA
- a CDS encoding DUF485 domain-containing protein, with amino-acid sequence MSIDLDKGGSEPPRVPSAEDFAEVQSSPQFQELRSRLRRFVFPMTALFLLWYVSYVLLGAYAHDFMATKVFGNINTGLLLGLGQFVSTFVITGLYVRFANKELDPRAAAIRNYMEGDKA; translated from the coding sequence ATGAGTATCGATCTCGACAAGGGCGGCTCGGAGCCGCCCCGCGTCCCGAGCGCCGAAGATTTCGCCGAGGTGCAATCGAGTCCGCAGTTCCAGGAACTGCGAAGCCGCCTGCGGCGCTTCGTGTTCCCGATGACCGCGTTGTTCCTGCTCTGGTACGTGAGCTACGTGCTGCTCGGCGCCTACGCGCACGACTTCATGGCGACCAAGGTGTTCGGCAACATCAACACCGGTCTGCTGCTCGGGCTCGGACAGTTCGTGTCCACCTTCGTGATCACCGGGCTCTACGTCCGGTTCGCCAACAAGGAACTGGATCCGCGCGCCGCCGCCATCCGCAACTACATGGAGGGCGATAAGGCATGA
- a CDS encoding cation acetate symporter → MGTAPVLTVCALLFAALATVAIGAYGVRMARTTSDFLVASRSVGPRWNAAAISGEYLSAASFLGVAGLIAKYGADALWYPVGFTAGYLGLLLFVAAPLRRSGAYTVPDFAEFRLGSVRLRRLAAVVVVLVCGVYLIPQFQGAGLTLRILLGVPSWVGALAVGAIVIANVAGGGMRSITLVQAFQYWLKLTAVALPALVLLGHFLSEDRPLGSPAPPVVTVRTTVDVSTDVVVQVAAPQRVSIDGRLDGRPLDATVILAAGEHELGAGTKLVLAAGSAVPVVSGAPADGATWLTPGGGFGGQHPTYQVYSLIIATFLGTMGLPHVLVRFYTNPDGRAARATALTVIGLVGVFYLSPILLGVFARLYVPELLITGTSDAAVVLLPSSVLSGLPGQLLAALAAAGAIAAFLSTSSGLLVSIAGVLSTDMLRGRIRDFRIAALAAGLVPLVLSVTVTSLDLSRTVALAFSVAASTLCPLLILGIWWRGLTATGAAAGLVAGGLTSGGATVVSVTGGISGAVAGGWPAAILGYPAAISVPLAFVTMVLVSKVTRGLAPRSVGRIFVRMHAPERLGMGADRERRLHSG, encoded by the coding sequence ATGGGGACCGCGCCGGTGCTCACCGTTTGCGCGTTGCTGTTTGCGGCGCTCGCGACGGTGGCGATCGGGGCCTATGGCGTGCGGATGGCGCGGACCACGTCCGACTTCCTGGTGGCGTCGCGCAGTGTGGGGCCGCGATGGAATGCTGCCGCGATTTCCGGTGAATATCTCTCGGCCGCTTCGTTTCTCGGGGTCGCGGGGCTGATCGCGAAGTATGGGGCTGATGCGTTGTGGTACCCGGTCGGGTTTACGGCCGGGTATCTGGGGTTGCTGTTGTTCGTGGCCGCGCCGCTGCGGCGGTCGGGGGCCTACACGGTGCCGGATTTCGCGGAGTTCCGGTTGGGGTCGGTGCGGTTGCGCAGGCTGGCGGCTGTGGTTGTGGTGCTGGTGTGCGGGGTGTATCTGATTCCCCAATTCCAAGGTGCTGGACTGACTTTGCGGATTCTGCTCGGGGTGCCGAGTTGGGTGGGGGCGTTGGCGGTGGGGGCGATTGTGATCGCGAATGTGGCCGGGGGTGGGATGCGGTCGATCACGTTGGTGCAGGCGTTCCAGTACTGGTTGAAGTTGACGGCGGTGGCGTTGCCGGCGCTGGTGCTGCTCGGGCATTTTCTGAGTGAGGATCGGCCGCTGGGGTCGCCCGCTCCCCCGGTCGTCACCGTGCGGACGACGGTGGATGTGAGTACCGATGTGGTGGTGCAAGTGGCGGCGCCGCAGCGGGTTTCGATCGACGGGCGGCTCGACGGGCGGCCGCTGGATGCGACGGTGATACTGGCCGCCGGGGAGCACGAGTTGGGGGCCGGGACCAAGTTGGTGCTGGCGGCCGGGTCGGCGGTGCCGGTGGTGAGTGGGGCACCGGCCGATGGTGCGACGTGGTTGACGCCGGGGGGCGGGTTCGGCGGGCAGCACCCGACCTATCAGGTGTATTCGCTGATCATCGCGACGTTTCTGGGGACCATGGGGTTGCCGCACGTGCTGGTGCGGTTCTATACCAATCCGGATGGGCGGGCCGCGCGGGCGACGGCGCTGACGGTGATCGGGTTGGTGGGGGTGTTCTATTTGAGCCCGATTCTGCTGGGAGTGTTTGCGCGGCTTTATGTTCCGGAGCTGTTGATCACGGGAACTTCGGATGCGGCGGTGGTGCTGTTGCCGAGTTCGGTGCTGAGCGGATTACCCGGGCAACTGCTGGCCGCGCTGGCCGCCGCCGGTGCGATCGCGGCGTTCCTGTCCACCTCTTCGGGGCTGCTGGTCAGTATCGCGGGCGTGCTCAGTACCGACATGCTGCGCGGGCGGATCCGGGATTTCCGGATCGCGGCGCTGGCGGCGGGCCTTGTGCCGCTGGTGCTTTCGGTCACCGTCACCTCGCTGGACCTGTCCCGCACGGTGGCGCTGGCGTTCTCGGTGGCGGCTTCGACGCTGTGCCCGCTGCTGATCCTGGGGATCTGGTGGCGCGGGCTGACCGCGACCGGCGCGGCGGCCGGGTTGGTCGCGGGCGGACTGACCTCGGGCGGCGCCACCGTGGTTTCGGTGACGGGCGGGATTTCCGGCGCGGTAGCCGGAGGGTGGCCCGCCGCGATCCTCGGCTATCCGGCAGCAATCAGCGTGCCGTTGGCGTTCGTGACGATGGTCCTGGTCAGCAAGGTGACCCGGGGGCTCGCACCGCGCAGCGTCGGCCGCATCTTCGTCCGTATGCACGCACCGGAGCGGCTGGGCATGGGCGCTGATCGGGAGCGCCGGCTGCACAGCGGCTAG